The Nocardia sp. XZ_19_385 genome window below encodes:
- a CDS encoding dihydroorotase family protein: protein MAATDLLIRNARVVRPGDPSTGQPDAVDIAVANGVVTAVGPNLPASGAGRVVDAEGLLAFPGVVDAHQHWGIYQELSADTTSESRACAQGGVTTAITYMRTGRYYLNRGGAYRDFVPEVLDRMAGRAFVDHALHLAPMTAEHIAEIPSLIEEFGVTSFKIFMFYGGHGLHGRSSDQADFLMIPPSERYDLAHFEFVMRGIQKARKRFGERLSLSLHCETAEIMTAYTEMVEREGTLTGLRAYSASRPAHSEGLAITMASYLAHETGLANINLLHLSSAKAVEAALTMAKAFPHVDFRREVTIGHLLADVDTAHGLGGKVNPPLRDRADVEALWRHLLAGEIDWVVSDHACCRDEQKFGADRTDVFAAKSGFGGAEYLLPGLVGAGQGRGLPLSRIAELTAWNPAQRYGLKTKGTIAAGFDADIVLVDPEARWTVRAADSESAQEYTPFEGFEMNARVTDVFLRGHQILNNGKVQGDPQGRYLRREAS from the coding sequence GTGGCGGCGACCGACCTGCTGATCCGGAACGCCCGCGTGGTGCGCCCGGGCGACCCGTCCACCGGCCAACCCGACGCCGTCGACATCGCCGTCGCGAACGGTGTCGTCACCGCGGTCGGACCGAACCTGCCGGCTTCGGGCGCGGGCAGGGTGGTGGATGCCGAAGGGCTGCTTGCCTTTCCCGGTGTCGTCGACGCTCATCAGCACTGGGGCATCTACCAGGAGTTGTCCGCCGACACCACGAGCGAGAGCCGGGCCTGCGCTCAGGGCGGGGTCACGACCGCCATCACCTACATGCGGACCGGGCGCTACTACCTGAATCGGGGCGGGGCCTACCGCGACTTTGTGCCCGAGGTGCTCGACCGGATGGCGGGCCGCGCCTTCGTCGACCATGCCCTGCACCTGGCGCCGATGACCGCCGAGCATATCGCCGAAATCCCCTCCCTCATCGAAGAGTTCGGCGTCACCTCGTTCAAGATCTTCATGTTCTACGGCGGCCACGGCCTGCACGGCCGGTCCAGCGACCAGGCCGACTTCCTGATGATCCCGCCCAGCGAGCGCTACGACTTGGCGCACTTCGAGTTCGTGATGCGCGGAATCCAGAAGGCGCGTAAGCGTTTCGGCGAACGCCTGTCACTATCGCTGCACTGCGAGACCGCCGAGATCATGACCGCCTACACCGAAATGGTGGAACGTGAGGGCACCCTGACCGGCCTGCGCGCCTACAGCGCCTCGCGGCCAGCGCATTCCGAGGGCCTGGCGATCACCATGGCCTCCTACCTCGCCCACGAAACCGGCTTGGCGAATATCAACCTGCTGCACCTGTCCTCGGCCAAGGCGGTCGAGGCAGCCCTCACGATGGCGAAAGCGTTCCCGCACGTCGACTTCCGCCGCGAGGTCACCATCGGCCACCTGCTCGCCGACGTCGACACCGCACACGGCCTGGGCGGCAAGGTGAACCCGCCCCTGCGCGACCGCGCCGATGTCGAAGCACTGTGGCGACACCTGCTGGCCGGCGAAATCGACTGGGTGGTCAGCGATCACGCCTGCTGCCGCGACGAACAGAAGTTCGGCGCCGACCGCACGGACGTATTCGCCGCCAAGTCCGGCTTCGGCGGCGCCGAATACCTGCTGCCCGGCCTGGTGGGCGCGGGCCAAGGACGCGGCCTGCCGCTCTCGCGCATCGCGGAGCTGACCGCGTGGAACCCGGCCCAGCGCTACGGCCTGAAAACCAAAGGCACCATCGCCGCGGGCTTCGACGCCGACATCGTTCTCGTCGACCCGGAGGCGCGCTGGACGGTGCGCGCCGCCGATTCCGAATCCGCCCAGGAGTACACACCGTTCGAGGGCTTCGAGATGAACGCCCGCGTCACCGACGTGTTCCTGCGCGGCCACCAGATCCTGAACAACGGCAAGGTCCAGGGCGATCCGCAAGGTCGCTACCTGCGTCGCGAGGCTAGTTGA
- a CDS encoding hydroxymethylglutaryl-CoA lyase, protein MEVAPRDGLQNEPEMIATADKIRLIERSIEAGIRRIEAVSFVNPQRVPQMADAEAVLAGVPRVPGVSYAGLVFNDRGLDRALAAGVDEINVVVVATDTFSQRNQGCTTAEGIERWRALAERAAAAGLYRTVTIAAAFGCPFEGEVAPASVLDLVRSVAEAEPDEIALADTIGVGTPDRVRTLVTGAAALSPSATLRCHFHNTRNTGYANAIAAVDAGARVLDASTGGIGGCPFAPAATGNIATEDLLYMLDRMGLSTGVTAQQVCETGQWLGGLLGKPVSALLGRAGPFPAHPG, encoded by the coding sequence ATGGAGGTCGCCCCGCGCGACGGTCTGCAGAACGAGCCGGAGATGATCGCGACAGCGGATAAGATCCGGCTGATCGAGCGGTCCATCGAGGCGGGGATCCGGCGGATCGAGGCCGTGAGTTTCGTGAATCCGCAACGGGTTCCGCAAATGGCCGATGCCGAGGCTGTGCTGGCGGGAGTGCCGCGCGTGCCCGGCGTTTCCTATGCCGGGCTGGTGTTCAACGATCGGGGACTGGATCGCGCGCTGGCCGCGGGGGTCGACGAGATCAATGTCGTTGTGGTGGCGACGGATACGTTCAGTCAGCGCAACCAAGGCTGCACGACCGCCGAAGGCATCGAACGCTGGCGTGCGCTCGCCGAGCGTGCCGCAGCGGCCGGCCTGTACCGCACCGTCACCATCGCCGCCGCCTTCGGCTGCCCCTTCGAAGGCGAGGTAGCTCCCGCCTCGGTCCTGGACCTGGTCCGCTCGGTCGCCGAAGCCGAACCCGACGAGATCGCCCTCGCCGACACCATCGGCGTAGGCACTCCCGACCGCGTGCGCACCCTCGTCACCGGCGCCGCCGCCTTGTCTCCTTCGGCAACCCTGCGCTGCCACTTCCACAACACCCGAAACACCGGCTACGCCAACGCGATCGCGGCGGTGGATGCGGGCGCTCGCGTTCTCGACGCCAGCACCGGCGGCATCGGCGGTTGCCCCTTCGCTCCCGCCGCGACAGGCAACATCGCGACCGAGGATCTGCTCTACATGCTCGACCGGATGGGCCTGAGCACCGGTGTCACGGCGCAGCAGGTGTGCGAGACCGGGCAGTGGCTGGGCGGGCTACTAGGAAAGCCGGTGTCTGCGCTTTTGGGCCGGGCCGGTCCGTTTCCGGCGCATCCGGGGTGA
- a CDS encoding DinB family protein, whose protein sequence is MLDTTALRDAYRVLLEAAATVADSKTTRDPAPGEWNADQILSHVSLVTAMTIAAASAVAAGAHTTYDNRFAQDTWTIGRVIELTGDSAGLRDRVQRQAELLCGFGSPALSDPELDTLVPARLLSASTLLVDQPLPLRDLITGLAASELPGHTEQLLALLDTR, encoded by the coding sequence ATGCTCGACACCACCGCGCTGCGCGACGCGTACCGCGTACTGCTGGAAGCCGCTGCCACAGTGGCTGATTCGAAGACGACGCGCGACCCCGCGCCGGGCGAATGGAACGCGGACCAGATCCTGAGTCACGTCAGTCTCGTCACCGCCATGACCATCGCCGCCGCCTCCGCCGTCGCAGCCGGGGCACATACGACCTATGACAATCGTTTCGCCCAGGACACCTGGACCATCGGCCGCGTCATCGAACTCACGGGAGACAGCGCGGGGCTGCGCGATCGCGTGCAGCGACAAGCCGAGCTGCTGTGTGGTTTCGGCAGCCCAGCGCTGAGCGACCCAGAGCTCGACACCCTGGTGCCGGCTCGGCTCCTCTCCGCCAGCACGCTGCTGGTGGATCAGCCGCTGCCGCTTCGAGATCTGATCACCGGCCTCGCCGCTTCGGAGCTCCCGGGCCACACCGAACAACTGCTGGCCTTGCTCGATACACGCTAG
- a CDS encoding HNH endonuclease signature motif containing protein, with product MRSTSQAVSEQRVTDPLLTAATDLTATTVTLLSDEAVLEAMRELERARRVLDSFAHKLIVRATEGGLPARTGAGTTKKLLIQTLRISHADAAARIAAATSLGVWHDIPGEEMQPRHPATAAAQAEGEISADHAREIAKVLKRVPGSTANADFEAAEQILATAARAVMPEDLTNIGRDILARLDPDGSLTNDTDRQRQRALRIGRQRADGMSAISGDITPTLRALLEPVLAKLGRPGMNNPDDPESPSGNIEHIDREVLDAAAKRDTRSAAQRTHDALVALLSPGTDPANLGTHRGLPVSTILSINIEDIENAAGVATTATGGTVPIGEALKLAEQALPWLMVFDHAGVPLHLGRTKRLASPGQRLALIAALRGCTRPGCDAPASLCAVHHVTDWNKNGNTDIDNETLACDRCHALVHDGPGGWKTVVLGPGSEYQGRTGWIAPSHIDPTRTPRINHRHHASELLAETLARIHEGREQDREQRRRWSHDLAPDKPAA from the coding sequence ATGCGTTCGACCAGCCAAGCGGTATCAGAACAGCGGGTCACCGACCCGCTACTGACCGCCGCCACCGACCTCACCGCCACCACGGTGACGCTGCTCTCGGATGAGGCGGTGCTCGAAGCGATGCGCGAGCTCGAACGCGCCCGGCGGGTGTTGGATTCCTTCGCCCACAAACTGATCGTGCGCGCCACCGAAGGCGGACTCCCCGCCCGCACCGGTGCCGGAACCACGAAGAAACTGCTGATCCAGACTTTGCGGATCTCCCATGCCGACGCCGCCGCCCGCATCGCCGCCGCGACGAGTCTTGGTGTGTGGCATGACATCCCGGGCGAGGAGATGCAGCCCCGGCACCCGGCGACTGCTGCCGCGCAAGCCGAAGGCGAGATCTCTGCTGATCACGCGCGGGAGATCGCGAAAGTGTTGAAGCGTGTCCCCGGTTCGACCGCGAATGCTGATTTCGAAGCCGCCGAACAGATCCTGGCCACCGCCGCCCGCGCTGTGATGCCTGAAGACCTCACCAACATCGGCCGCGACATCCTGGCACGCCTCGACCCCGATGGCAGCCTCACCAACGACACCGACCGCCAACGCCAACGCGCCCTGCGCATCGGTCGCCAACGCGCGGACGGCATGTCGGCGATCAGCGGCGACATCACCCCCACCCTGCGCGCCCTCCTCGAACCAGTCCTCGCGAAACTCGGACGCCCGGGCATGAACAACCCCGACGACCCCGAAAGCCCTTCCGGCAATATCGAACACATCGACCGGGAAGTGCTCGACGCGGCCGCCAAACGTGACACCCGCAGCGCCGCGCAACGCACCCACGACGCGTTGGTCGCGCTGTTGTCGCCGGGCACCGACCCCGCCAACCTGGGAACCCATCGCGGACTGCCTGTCTCGACGATCCTGTCGATCAACATCGAGGACATCGAAAATGCTGCCGGAGTCGCCACCACCGCGACCGGGGGCACGGTCCCGATCGGGGAAGCGTTGAAGCTGGCCGAACAGGCGTTGCCGTGGCTCATGGTTTTCGACCATGCCGGGGTGCCACTGCATTTGGGTCGTACCAAACGCCTCGCCAGCCCCGGTCAACGATTGGCGTTGATCGCTGCCCTGCGTGGTTGCACCCGCCCCGGCTGCGACGCACCGGCAAGTCTTTGCGCGGTCCACCACGTCACCGACTGGAACAAAAACGGCAACACCGACATCGACAACGAAACCTTGGCCTGCGACCGCTGCCACGCCCTGGTCCACGACGGACCCGGCGGCTGGAAAACCGTTGTCCTCGGACCAGGCTCGGAGTATCAGGGTCGGACCGGATGGATCGCACCATCTCACATCGACCCCACCCGAACACCCCGGATCAACCACCGCCACCATGCCAGCGAACTACTCGCCGAAACACTCGCACGCATCCATGAGGGTAGAGAACAGGACCGCGAACAACGCCGACGCTGGTCCCATGATTTAGCGCCGGACAAACCCGCCGCTTGA
- a CDS encoding MmgE/PrpD family protein codes for MSERTIVQRLAEFAAGVRDRGLGAELRADAARRVLDVLGNSLAAQRTPAAATVRALITEWEGRPRATALGLPGRYPEASAALLGGTLAHAIDFDDTHLPSVLHPSASVVPTALAVAEATGSTGAALLDAVAVGVEITVRLGMAGYDETLGNSVFFERGLHATAICGALGAAAAAAMLYRLDADGIAHTLGIAASMGSGLLEANRTGGTVKRVHCGWAAHAAVTAASLSRHGMTGPPTVIEGRFGLLQAFCGDRAVPAVISDALGEHWELPGVFFKPYPCNHFTHAGIDAALRLRARGVTADDVLRLELGAPTPVLRTIGEPLAAKRRPESGYHAAFSGPYTVAAALLGGGGLGVFHEDFTDAAARDPQRLALAAKVDCVPDPDCDKIFPHQFPAVLTAELRDGRVLTERVDVNRGGPGNPLSPEELATKFRLNTADLLMPAEADAISETVYGLADLDDLEALLTLLRTQPLPAH; via the coding sequence ATGAGTGAGCGAACAATCGTCCAGCGGTTGGCGGAATTCGCGGCAGGGGTGCGGGATCGGGGGCTCGGGGCGGAGTTGCGCGCCGACGCCGCTCGCCGCGTACTCGACGTCCTCGGTAACAGCCTTGCCGCACAACGCACTCCGGCGGCAGCAACAGTGCGCGCGCTGATCACCGAATGGGAAGGTAGGCCACGCGCCACCGCCCTCGGACTGCCCGGGCGTTACCCGGAGGCCAGTGCCGCACTGCTCGGCGGAACCCTCGCCCACGCCATCGACTTCGACGACACCCACCTACCCTCGGTGCTGCACCCTTCGGCGTCGGTGGTGCCCACTGCCCTCGCCGTCGCCGAGGCCACGGGATCCACCGGCGCGGCGCTCTTGGACGCGGTAGCGGTCGGCGTGGAGATCACCGTCCGGCTCGGCATGGCCGGCTACGACGAAACCCTCGGCAACTCTGTGTTTTTCGAACGCGGCCTCCACGCCACCGCGATCTGCGGTGCGCTGGGGGCTGCGGCGGCCGCAGCCATGCTCTACCGCTTGGACGCCGACGGCATCGCCCACACCCTCGGCATCGCGGCGAGCATGGGTTCGGGCTTGCTGGAAGCCAACCGTACCGGCGGCACCGTGAAGCGGGTGCACTGCGGCTGGGCGGCCCACGCCGCGGTGACGGCCGCGTCCCTGTCGAGGCACGGGATGACGGGCCCGCCGACCGTAATCGAGGGCAGATTCGGTCTGCTGCAAGCCTTTTGCGGCGACAGAGCAGTGCCCGCCGTCATCTCCGATGCCCTGGGCGAGCATTGGGAATTGCCCGGCGTCTTCTTCAAGCCCTACCCCTGCAATCACTTCACCCACGCGGGCATCGACGCCGCCCTACGCCTGCGCGCCCGCGGGGTCACCGCCGACGATGTGCTCCGACTCGAACTCGGCGCACCGACGCCAGTTCTGCGTACCATCGGCGAACCTCTCGCCGCCAAGCGCCGACCCGAATCTGGTTACCACGCAGCGTTTTCCGGCCCCTATACCGTTGCCGCCGCCCTGCTGGGCGGCGGCGGACTGGGAGTATTCCACGAGGACTTCACCGACGCCGCCGCCCGAGACCCACAGCGGCTCGCACTGGCCGCAAAGGTCGACTGCGTCCCGGATCCCGACTGCGACAAGATCTTTCCGCACCAGTTCCCCGCAGTGCTCACCGCCGAGCTCCGCGACGGCCGCGTCCTCACCGAACGCGTAGACGTCAACCGGGGCGGCCCCGGCAATCCACTCTCCCCCGAGGAGCTCGCAACCAAATTCCGGCTGAACACCGCCGACCTGCTGATGCCCGCCGAAGCCGACGCCATCAGCGAAACCGTTTACGGGTTGGCCGATCTCGATGATCTGGAGGCGCTCCTGACGCTGCTGCGGACGCAACCGCTGCCAGCGCACTGA
- a CDS encoding cyclase family protein yields MSDPLVEVVRTGVRLIELGQPFFTGMPCSPNHPGFRMTLARRHGDMVRPDGGSASNEIIVTGGHVGTHIDALSHVSHDGLLHGGIDAAEAQRGGKFTAHGAEHLPGFLRRGILLDIARLHDTDILPGGYEVTVDDLERAAKLAEVAPEPGDVVLIRTGWARLFSQTDAYLGGESGVPGVGVEGARWLAARGITATGADTTAYECIAPGAGHSVLPVHRVLLVESGIYILEHLSLEQIASQRVSGFVFVLAPLRIVGGTGSPVRPLAAISR; encoded by the coding sequence ATGAGCGATCCGCTAGTCGAGGTAGTGCGTACTGGTGTCCGCCTGATCGAGCTCGGGCAACCGTTCTTCACCGGAATGCCCTGCTCCCCCAACCACCCCGGCTTCCGAATGACGCTGGCCCGCAGGCACGGCGACATGGTGCGCCCCGACGGCGGGTCCGCGTCCAACGAGATCATTGTGACCGGCGGACACGTCGGCACCCACATCGACGCGCTCAGCCACGTCAGCCACGACGGGCTGCTACACGGCGGCATCGATGCCGCCGAAGCCCAGCGCGGCGGCAAGTTCACCGCCCACGGCGCCGAACACCTGCCCGGGTTCCTACGGCGCGGGATCCTGCTCGACATCGCCCGCCTACACGACACCGACATCCTGCCCGGCGGCTACGAAGTCACCGTCGACGATCTGGAACGCGCGGCGAAACTCGCCGAGGTCGCACCGGAGCCCGGCGATGTGGTGTTGATCCGCACCGGATGGGCGCGGCTGTTCAGCCAGACCGACGCATATCTGGGCGGGGAGTCCGGTGTACCGGGCGTAGGAGTCGAGGGGGCCCGGTGGCTCGCGGCGCGAGGCATCACCGCCACCGGTGCCGACACCACCGCCTACGAGTGCATCGCCCCCGGCGCCGGACACAGCGTGCTGCCGGTACACCGTGTACTGCTGGTGGAATCCGGGATCTACATACTCGAACATCTATCGCTGGAACAGATTGCCAGCCAACGTGTTTCAGGGTTCGTATTCGTACTGGCGCCCCTCCGCATTGTCGGCGGAACCGGGTCCCCGGTCCGCCCGCTCGCGGCAATCAGCCGGTGA
- a CDS encoding metalloregulator ArsR/SmtB family transcription factor codes for MVFKALADSTRRLLLDRLREHDGQTLRELCERVEMARQSLTQHLDILEQAGLVSVLRRGRERVHFINPAPIHDIEQRWISVFDRPRLDVIGAIKKQAEEFAMNTTMPNYVYVTYIRASAEQVWQALTQADVTARFWGHENVSDWQPGSSWEHRRADGSGVVDVVGKVLETEPPTRLVITFEDSVGADREPSVVTFLIETHQDIVRLTVTHENLPNQDMLQGISSGWPAVLANLKSLLETGDVLPQAPWEMSRAHA; via the coding sequence GTGGTGTTCAAGGCGCTTGCCGATTCGACGCGGCGGCTACTGCTGGATCGCCTGCGCGAGCACGACGGGCAGACGTTGCGGGAGTTGTGTGAGCGGGTGGAGATGGCGCGGCAGTCGCTTACGCAGCATCTGGACATACTCGAGCAGGCCGGGCTCGTCAGTGTGTTGCGGCGGGGGCGGGAGCGGGTTCATTTCATCAATCCGGCGCCGATTCATGACATCGAACAGCGCTGGATCTCCGTTTTCGACAGGCCCCGCCTGGACGTGATCGGCGCTATCAAGAAGCAAGCTGAGGAGTTCGCTATGAATACGACTATGCCCAATTACGTTTACGTCACCTACATCCGCGCGAGCGCGGAACAGGTCTGGCAGGCGCTGACCCAGGCCGATGTCACCGCCCGATTCTGGGGGCACGAGAACGTTTCGGACTGGCAGCCGGGTTCGAGCTGGGAGCATCGGCGGGCCGATGGGTCGGGGGTTGTCGATGTTGTCGGGAAGGTGCTGGAAACCGAGCCGCCGACTCGCTTGGTGATCACGTTCGAGGATTCCGTTGGGGCCGACCGGGAGCCCTCGGTGGTCACGTTCCTCATCGAAACCCATCAAGACATCGTGCGGCTCACCGTCACCCATGAGAACCTGCCGAATCAGGATATGCTGCAGGGCATTTCGAGCGGGTGGCCGGCCGTGCTCGCCAACCTCAAATCGCTACTGGAGACAGGCGACGTACTGCCGCAAGCCCCATGGGAGATGTCGCGGGCACACGCCTGA
- a CDS encoding CaiB/BaiF CoA-transferase family protein, with translation MTDPLSGIRVLDVATLFAGPLAATLLADFGAEVIKIEHPRGDPVRSHGAQRDGVGLWWKMLGRGKKSVTLYLGSAEGQEIFRRMVADADVVVENFRPGTLERWGLGYAELREINPRLVLARVTGFGQIGPYARRPGFGTLAEAMSGFAAITGAPDGPPTLPPFGLADGIAALATAFAVMTALRARDRDGHGQQIDMAIIEPILTLLGPQLIAYDQLGELQPRMGNRSSNNAPRNTYRTADGGWVAVSTSAQSVAERVMRLVGRADLIDQPWFSSGSERARHADELDAAVGAWIAERSTEEVVHAFEKAEAAVAPIYTAADIMADPQFQALGTIAELPDDELGTVKMQNVLFRLSETPGRIRWTGPPLGAHTAEVLGDYGVDADRLAELRTAGVVR, from the coding sequence ATGACCGATCCACTGTCGGGAATCCGGGTGCTGGATGTGGCGACGCTGTTCGCGGGGCCGCTGGCCGCGACGCTGCTGGCGGATTTCGGAGCCGAGGTGATCAAGATCGAGCACCCTCGGGGTGATCCGGTGCGCAGCCACGGCGCGCAGCGGGACGGGGTCGGGCTGTGGTGGAAGATGCTGGGGCGCGGCAAGAAATCGGTCACCCTCTATCTCGGATCCGCCGAGGGGCAGGAAATCTTCCGCCGCATGGTGGCCGACGCGGATGTGGTCGTGGAGAACTTTCGTCCCGGCACCCTGGAGCGCTGGGGACTCGGGTATGCCGAACTCCGCGAGATCAATCCGCGGCTGGTGCTGGCCCGGGTCACCGGGTTCGGCCAGATCGGCCCGTACGCGCGCCGCCCCGGCTTCGGCACGCTCGCCGAGGCGATGAGCGGGTTCGCCGCCATCACCGGTGCGCCCGACGGGCCGCCGACGCTGCCGCCGTTCGGTCTCGCCGACGGGATCGCGGCGCTCGCAACGGCTTTCGCGGTAATGACCGCCCTGCGCGCCCGAGACCGCGACGGCCACGGCCAGCAGATCGACATGGCCATCATCGAGCCCATCCTCACCCTGCTCGGACCACAGCTCATCGCCTACGACCAGCTCGGCGAGCTACAGCCACGCATGGGCAATCGCTCCTCGAACAACGCGCCCCGCAACACCTACCGCACCGCAGACGGTGGCTGGGTGGCGGTGTCGACCAGCGCCCAGTCGGTGGCCGAACGGGTCATGCGACTGGTCGGGCGGGCCGACCTCATCGACCAGCCCTGGTTCAGCTCCGGATCCGAAAGAGCCCGGCACGCAGACGAACTCGATGCCGCCGTCGGCGCCTGGATCGCCGAACGCTCGACCGAGGAGGTCGTCCACGCCTTCGAAAAGGCCGAAGCGGCAGTCGCCCCCATCTACACCGCCGCCGACATCATGGCGGACCCGCAGTTCCAGGCGCTGGGCACCATCGCCGAACTGCCCGACGACGAACTGGGAACGGTGAAAATGCAGAACGTGCTGTTTCGGTTGTCGGAAACACCCGGCCGGATCCGCTGGACCGGACCGCCACTAGGCGCACACACCGCCGAAGTCCTCGGCGACTACGGCGTGGACGCCGACAGGCTCGCAGAGCTACGCACCGCGGGAGTCGTGCGATGA
- a CDS encoding alpha/beta hydrolase — MRDKEVALRIRRLLTAACSIAAAVAVFTLPTTPSAGADVAVTKVSNKVEVRCAFTTLKQSSDWYFPSGTPKALLWLQHGFAGANDAMDDTARKFAAQGFLVFAPTLPTSNLLGCTLENLGNNTNFLHNVADLFGKAADPKDKLGRSFTEAKTKAARPELTLPTAMVFAGHSAGGEAVPYVTQELRADYPAAFANVRGLILFDPVKSFIGNNLSSSLNHLSNTSLPVLALSAPPYNCNRNGSGTAELIEQLPRTFYGIRLTTGSHIDVEASSAPAPDKAACGTPQSKNVEALQRLSVAWATDFVTGTPTPDFYPGGTYYETLRTAGTIQTLS, encoded by the coding sequence ATGAGAGACAAGGAAGTCGCCTTGAGAATCCGAAGACTGCTGACCGCCGCGTGTTCGATTGCCGCCGCCGTCGCCGTATTCACCCTTCCCACAACACCTTCCGCCGGCGCTGACGTGGCCGTCACCAAGGTTTCCAACAAGGTGGAGGTGCGCTGCGCCTTCACCACCCTGAAGCAGAGCAGCGACTGGTACTTCCCCTCCGGCACCCCCAAAGCCCTGCTATGGCTGCAACACGGATTCGCCGGCGCCAACGACGCGATGGACGACACCGCCCGAAAATTCGCCGCCCAGGGCTTCCTCGTCTTCGCCCCCACCCTTCCAACCTCGAACCTGCTCGGCTGCACCCTCGAAAACCTCGGCAACAACACCAATTTCCTGCACAACGTCGCAGACCTGTTCGGCAAAGCCGCCGACCCCAAAGACAAACTGGGCCGCAGCTTCACCGAAGCCAAAACCAAGGCCGCCCGCCCAGAACTGACCCTGCCCACCGCCATGGTGTTCGCCGGCCACTCGGCCGGCGGCGAAGCAGTGCCCTACGTCACCCAGGAACTGCGCGCTGACTACCCCGCCGCCTTCGCCAACGTCCGCGGCCTGATCCTCTTCGACCCCGTCAAGAGCTTCATCGGAAACAACCTCAGCAGCTCCCTCAACCACCTGAGCAACACTTCACTCCCCGTCCTCGCCCTCTCCGCACCTCCATACAACTGCAACCGCAACGGCTCCGGCACCGCCGAACTGATCGAACAACTCCCCCGAACCTTCTACGGCATCCGCCTGACCACCGGCTCCCACATCGACGTCGAAGCCTCCAGCGCCCCCGCCCCCGACAAAGCCGCCTGCGGCACCCCCCAATCCAAAAACGTAGAAGCCCTACAACGCCTTTCAGTCGCCTGGGCCACCGATTTCGTAACCGGCACCCCCACCCCCGACTTCTACCCGGGCGGCACCTACTACGAAACCCTCCGCACCGCCGGAACCATCCAAACCCTCTCCTGA